From the genome of Aliarcobacter lanthieri:
TAATTCAATCTATTGGTGTTTCTATTGGACTTAACTCTCTAACAGGACAAAGTGGACAAGGTGCTATCTCTATAGATATGAATACATTTATAGCAGTATCAGCAATTTCAATGCTAACTGGAACAATGCTTTTAATGTGGATTGGAGAACAAATTACACAAAAAGGTATTGGAAATGGTATCTCATTAATTATCTTTGCAGGTATCGTATCAGCAATTCCAAGTGCTATTGGTGGAACTGTAGAATTGGTAAATAATGGTCAAATGCATTTCTTAACAGTTATTGGAATTTTAATTGTTATTATAGCAACTGTTGGTGCTATTATTTATGTTGAATTAGGTGAGAGAAGAGTTCCTGTATCATACTCAAGAAAAGTGATGATGCAAAATCAAAAAAGAAGAGTTATGAATTATATTCCTATAAAAGTGAATCTTTCAGGAGTAATTCCAGCAATTTTTGCTAGTGCTATTTTGATGTTCCCTGCAACAGTATTACAAGGTAGTCAAAATAAGTATCTAGTTATGATTGCTGATTATTTAAATCCAAGTTCATATACTTTTAATCTATTTATGTTTTTATTTGTAGTTTTCTTTGCATTTTTTTATGCATCAATTACATTCAATGCAAAAGATATATCTGAAAACTTAAAAAGACAAGGTGGTTTTATTCCTGGAGTTAGACCAGGAGAAAGTACAGCTGAATTTTTAAATACAGTTGCAGGAAGATTAACTTTCTGGGGAGCTATTTATATGGGACTAATATCTACTTTACCATGGTTAATTGTAAAAGCTATGGGTGTACCTTTCTATTTTGGTGGTGTTGCAGTGTTAATCGTTGTTCAAGTTGCTATTGATACAATGAGAAAAATTGAAGCTCAACAATACTCAAGTAAATATCAAACTTTAAGTGCGGTTGGACTATAAAATGTCAATCGCTCTTAGAAAACCACACGAAATTGAAAAACTCTATGTTGCAAATCAAGCAGTTGCTAAAACTTTAAAATATCTTGAAGAAAATGTTAAAGCAGGAATGACTTTAAAAGAAGTAGATGCAATGGGAGAAAAGTTTATAAGAGATTTAGGTGCAAGACCTGCATTTAAAGGCTTATATGGATTTCCTAATGCTATTTGTACATCTTTGAATGAAGTTATAATTCATGGTATTCCTAGTGATGTTGTTTTGAAAGAAGGCGATATCTTAGGACTTGATATTGGAACAGAGATTGATGGTTGGTATGGAGATAGTGCTATTACAATGCCAATAGGTAAGATTTCAAAAAAAGATGAAGATTTAATAGCTTGTTCTAAAGATTCTTTATATTATGCAATTGACATAATAAAAGAAGGAATGAGATTTAAAGAGTTATCTAAAAAAATTGAAGATTTTATTGTAGCTAGAGGTTATCAACCTTTAGTTAGATTTTGTGGGCATGGTATAGGAAGAAAACCACATGAAGATCCAGAAATTCCAAATTACTTGGAGTATGGAGATACAAAATCTGGTCCAAAAATAAAAAATGGAATGGTATTTTGTATAGAACCAATGATTTGTCAAAAGGATAGAAATCCAGTTATTTTAGAAAATGGTTGGGATGTAGTTTCAGCTGATGGATTAAGAGGTAGCCATTATGAGCACACAGTTGCTGTTGTTAATGGTAGAGCAATTATTTTAAGTAATCGGGAAGATTAAGGGGAGAAAGTGGCGAAAGATGATGTAATAGTTATTGATGGTAAAGTTATAGAAGCTTTACCTAATGCTATGTTTAGAGTTCAATTGGATAATGGTCATGTAGTTTTGTGTCATATCTCAG
Proteins encoded in this window:
- the secY gene encoding preprotein translocase subunit SecY; its protein translation is MSKDLINKILITLGFILLYRLLAYVPVPGVNIDVVKEFFDSNANNALGLVNMFSGNAVERLSIISLGIMPYITASIIMELLAATFPALGKMKKERDGMQKYMQIIRYTTIVITLIQSIGVSIGLNSLTGQSGQGAISIDMNTFIAVSAISMLTGTMLLMWIGEQITQKGIGNGISLIIFAGIVSAIPSAIGGTVELVNNGQMHFLTVIGILIVIIATVGAIIYVELGERRVPVSYSRKVMMQNQKRRVMNYIPIKVNLSGVIPAIFASAILMFPATVLQGSQNKYLVMIADYLNPSSYTFNLFMFLFVVFFAFFYASITFNAKDISENLKRQGGFIPGVRPGESTAEFLNTVAGRLTFWGAIYMGLISTLPWLIVKAMGVPFYFGGVAVLIVVQVAIDTMRKIEAQQYSSKYQTLSAVGL
- the map gene encoding type I methionyl aminopeptidase, which gives rise to MSIALRKPHEIEKLYVANQAVAKTLKYLEENVKAGMTLKEVDAMGEKFIRDLGARPAFKGLYGFPNAICTSLNEVIIHGIPSDVVLKEGDILGLDIGTEIDGWYGDSAITMPIGKISKKDEDLIACSKDSLYYAIDIIKEGMRFKELSKKIEDFIVARGYQPLVRFCGHGIGRKPHEDPEIPNYLEYGDTKSGPKIKNGMVFCIEPMICQKDRNPVILENGWDVVSADGLRGSHYEHTVAVVNGRAIILSNRED
- the infA gene encoding translation initiation factor IF-1, with the translated sequence MAKDDVIVIDGKVIEALPNAMFRVQLDNGHVVLCHISGKMRMHYIKILPNDVVTVEITPYSLDKGRIVHRKK